In Silurus meridionalis isolate SWU-2019-XX chromosome 7, ASM1480568v1, whole genome shotgun sequence, the genomic stretch tgtcatcgtaggtgcatgtccactgtgagagacataatctaaaaaaaaaacccagaaatcacaatatatgatttctaaactatttatttgtatgatacagctgcaaataagtatttgaacacctgtctatcagatagaattctgaccctcaaagacctgttagtctgcctttaaaatgtccacctccactacatttgttatcctaaattagatgcacctgtttgaggtcgttagctgcataaagacacctgtccaccccatacaatctgtaagaatccaactactaacatggccaagaccaaagagctgtccaaagacactagagacaaaattgtacacctccacaaggctggaaagggctacagggaaattgccaagcagctgggtgaaaaaaggtccactgttggagcaatcattagaaaatggaagaagctaaacatgactttcaatctccctcggactggggctccatgcaagatctcaactcgtggggtctcaatgatcctaagaaaggtgagaaatcagcccagaactacacgggaggagctggtcaatgacctgaaaagagctgggaccaccatttccaaggttactgttggtaatacactaagacgtcatggtttgaaatcatgcatggcacggaaggttcccctgcttaaaccagcacatgtccaggcacgtcttcaGTTTGCCactgaccatttggatgatccagaggagtcatgggagaaagtcatgtggtcagatgagaccaaaatagaacttttgggtcataattccaatgagtaccatcccaggattaccatccctactgtgaagcatgggggtggtagcatcatgctttgggggtgtttttctgcacatgggacatgGCGACTGCACtgccgaagcacacagccaggataaccaaggagtggctctgtaagaagcatatcaaggttctggcgtggcctagccagtctccagacctaaacccaatagagaatctttggagggagctcaaactccgtgtttctcagcgacaggccagaaacctgactgatctagagaagatctgtgtggaggagtgggccaaaatccctcctgcagtgtgtgcaaacctggtgaaaaactacaggaaacgtttgacctctgtaattgcaaacaaaggctactgtaccaaatattaacattgactttctcaggtgttcaaatacttatttgcagctgtatcatacaaataaatagttaaaaaatcatacattgtgatttctggatttttttttagattatatctctcacagtggacatgcaattacgatgacaatttcagacccctccatgatttctaagtgggagaacttgcaaaatagcagggtgtttaaatacttattttcctcactgtatatattttgctAAAGACAATTAATGCAGCATTTCAGCACTTTCCTGAGCTGAAAATGATTTAAAGGCACAACAAATTCATCTTGtctatacattttatacttaCTCAATGACATTTTGAAGTTTTGTAGAACCATACAGAGATTTTAagctttcacaaaaaaacaaaaacaaaaaaacaaaaaaaaagcctgtacATTATCTGATTCAATCTGCCAACACTGTTAAAGCAATATCACCACAGGACATTTTACAGAGCCATCcttccttgtttttttctcttatccAGTACTATGCTATGAGCTGATTTAGTACTTTCCATACAGGAATTGCAACACATTAGTGTtacacacagaaatgaaacagTGAGGGAACCAGTAGTGTAAACATTTGCCTATTTTGATAGGTAATTGACCCCTCACCTTTTAAATGAACCCCTGCCCTAATTTCAAGACATCTTATGAGTGTTCTGTTGGCAGTCAGAAAGCCATAAAACTTGTGGAGCACATCAGGTCAGCAGTTGTGCAATTTGATCTTACTTTTCTTAACACTATTAGAATGCTGGCTGTGTTTCTGGACTTCAGAACCCCTATCTTGTCTCTCTTCTTCCATTCATGCACACATTGCATTCTTACCATTTATGTACACCATTCACAGGAGCTCTGAAGGTCAGGGCCACATGctatttttggaaaaataaaggCTGTTGACTGACAAACTGGCAGTTAAATCCAGTTAAGAATGaatcaaagacacacacaggcacatacacatacacatatacatttgtGCGTACATATATTTATCAAGTTCATGTTCAACAATCAACAATTTATGACCCCTTATTTGTAACTGTTTTCATAGTCTTATCAAATGCCTTTGGCATTAATGGCAGATATAAATAGAGCTGTTTGGCTGATGGCTACTTATTTAAAGGCAGAACAATTGTATAGCAGTGTTCAGAAATGCTTGTTCTCTTTACAACATTACTATGTGACCAGATTTACGGACCCTAATGacagaaatgaaatatttttcccTTGGCACCAGGACAGTGGATGCCATAATGTCACAACATCACAAAACCCAGCCCACAGCCTTTGTCTGCCAGTAATGGAATATAAAAGCTGGAGACGGGGGCTTGTGATGAGGAATCCCTTGCTGGTAGAaggaacaaagagaaaaagttAACAGCACTTTTTGGAGCACTTTTTCTGGAATATTTTGACGCATACAATTTATTTTGGCTATGAAGGCTCAATTCCAGGTAAAACATTTTCTCAGCtgtatatttattcaaaatCATGGACCATTATAGAATATAAACTAGTTTCAGTGCATCATCTTCAGTATCTTAACATGTTTACTTTAAGGACAATCCTGTAAAACAACAGGAGTACTTGAAAAAGCAAATGGATGTTCTGGCTTACCGAATGAAAAAACTGTCAGCAAAGCAAAAGCATTTCAATGtaagaaagtttttatataaatagtgTTTCTTTCTCATCCAAAAAGAAAATCCTGATATATTCTTGTATGGTTCTGGTCTGCTCTCCATGCCAGGAAAAAACAACAGAACTGAAAGAAAAGATCAGGAAGAAGTATGACAACATGAAGCGAGTGCTGGATGAGGACCTGCAAATCACACTGTGCCAGCTAGACATGGAGCAAGAAGCAATGGAGAGAAACACAGAGGAAAACATAGAAAGATGCTACCAACTAATACAGGCACTGGAGCAGCAGCTCTCTGAGTCAGTCAAACAGCTGAATGAAAACAAGGCCCTCAACTTGGAGCAGGTGCTGCCTAAAAAGAGATCCACTAAAGcatttcttcttatttagaATGTGACTTTTTGGTTCCTCCAGtgagtcatattgctgaactgttttttttttcccatgcaGATTTCAGAGACAGATAGAAGGTATGTACACAGTGGGTTGCCAACTTTCTAAAATCAATGTGCACAATAAGAGTGAGGAGTAAATTTTGTGAGATAATAATCTTAAAGATGGCAATGAAATGACTGGTACAGCTCATCAAGGAGAGACGATATGATTAAGTCATCCACATTCTCACATTCTGCTTTCGATTTCTTTtagattattttcattttctcaatTTGTGCTCCTGCAGGATAATGGAGACATTGAAGATGACGGATCCAGAGTGTATCCAAATGGATGAGTTTAAGAACGAGCAGTTGCTAAGTTTAACTATTAATTTACTGCTGTTCATCCGCTCACAGGTTCCTGTTACCAAGAAACTCTTCCAGAGCTGTAATCCTCATATTAATCACTTTACACTTTATGCTTTGCACATTTGGGCTGTATGTGTACATTTTGTAGGTATACAGCAAATggtatttaactttttttatcttATCCTTTTGTCTTAGATGCCCAAGGGGTGGTTCTGAACCCTGAATCTGCTCATCCAAAACTCATAATTTCACAAGCAGGAGACTCTGTTACATACACAGACACCTGGCAGGAAGTCCCAGAAAACTCTTCTCGCTTTGACACCACACTGAATGTGATAAGCCAAGAGGGTTTCAAAGAAGGCCGCAATTACTGGGAGGTGCAAGTCAGTGGCAAATCATACTGGGAACTAGGACTCACCTATGCCAGCATCCCCAGGAAAGGTCGTGAAGAGCATTGCTGGCTGGGCCGTGGACCTGAGTCCTGGTGTATAGAATACTTTAATGGTGACTACACAGCTTGGCACAATGGAGTTCCACATGAGGTAACCCATTTAACCGGGAGGCAGTTTAAACGAATTGGAGTTTTCTCCAGTTCAAATGGTGGTCTGGTGTGTTTCCTTGGTTCTGACACCATGACCCCCCTCTACAGCTTTTGTGCAGGCACATTTACAGATGTACTTTACCAAGCCGTCTGTCCTGGCCATGACAATGGGGGGACCAACTGGAAACCACTGCTTATATGTGATGCCTCCAGGTCTGCACCCATGCTGTGATGGTCAAAAATAAATTAGCTCAATATATGAAGTGTGATTAAATGATGTAAGCTGTAGACAAATACAAAAGTACTTGTGTTTTAATCCAGCATTGTATTACAGCATCATGCATAAAGGTATAATTTACAATTACATGCTATTTTCGCCATAAATGGGAAAATACACAATATGTGGCAGTCAATTAAAAATCCAAATTAAAACTCAACCTCAGCTATAATTTTATActaatttatacaattttcttttttatagcaTCCAATAGTTTCATTTATGTCCCAGGGACAATATAAAGTTGTTGTAATCAGAGAAACTTATAAACTATTTTCTTTAAGAAAtccatttatttcaatattttctaCATTTGTATACCATACCATAAGGAACATTTTGATGTAGTGGGCTCCAAATAATGATACAGTACTGTAGCGGACACTGTAGGTAATAAACTGACATCCAAATCACagctttaatacaataaatgtgttgttttttaagtttgctgttagttttgtttgtgtgtctgtgtttgtgtgtgtgcagattcatacacatttgtttttattcacaatttaatGTGTAGGATAAACtctaattaaaaaagtaattaattaaatgtattattttttttgttgttatttaaataCTTGAGGTGACTTCAAACTTTTTATAATCTTATTTTCAATAGATTGCCTTTTGTGCTTTAGGTAGtttgaatacaaaaatacagaccACACTTTCTCAAAATTCCAAACAAAATCACATAACCATTTGACCGcttaatgtaataaaacaaacaaataag encodes the following:
- the si:ch211-28p3.4 gene encoding E3 ubiquitin-protein ligase TRIM58 isoform X3, which gives rise to MKAQFQDNPVKQQEYLKKQMDVLAYRMKKLSAKQKHFNEKTTELKEKIRKKYDNMKRVLDEDLQITLCQLDMEQEAMERNTEENIERCYQLIQALEQQLSESVKQLNENKALNLEQISETDRRIMETLKMTDPECIQMDEFKNEQLLSLTINLLLFIRSQVPVTKKLFQSYAQGVVLNPESAHPKLIISQAGDSVTYTDTWQEVPENSSRFDTTLNVISQEGFKEGRNYWEVQVSGKSYWELGLTYASIPRKGREEHCWLGRGPESWCIEYFNGDYTAWHNGVPHELLCRHIYRCTLPSRLSWP
- the si:ch211-28p3.4 gene encoding zinc-binding protein A33 isoform X1, yielding MKAQFQDNPVKQQEYLKKQMDVLAYRMKKLSAKQKHFNEKTTELKEKIRKKYDNMKRVLDEDLQITLCQLDMEQEAMERNTEENIERCYQLIQALEQQLSESVKQLNENKALNLEQISETDRRIMETLKMTDPECIQMDEFKNEQLLSLTINLLLFIRSQVPVTKKLFQSYAQGVVLNPESAHPKLIISQAGDSVTYTDTWQEVPENSSRFDTTLNVISQEGFKEGRNYWEVQVSGKSYWELGLTYASIPRKGREEHCWLGRGPESWCIEYFNGDYTAWHNGVPHEVTHLTGRQFKRIGVFSSSNGGLVCFLGSDTMTPLYSFCAGTFTDVLYQAVCPGHDNGGTNWKPLLICDASRSAPML
- the si:ch211-28p3.4 gene encoding zinc-binding protein A33 isoform X2; the encoded protein is MKRVLDEDLQITLCQLDMEQEAMERNTEENIERCYQLIQALEQQLSESVKQLNENKALNLEQISETDRRIMETLKMTDPECIQMDEFKNEQLLSLTINLLLFIRSQVPVTKKLFQSYAQGVVLNPESAHPKLIISQAGDSVTYTDTWQEVPENSSRFDTTLNVISQEGFKEGRNYWEVQVSGKSYWELGLTYASIPRKGREEHCWLGRGPESWCIEYFNGDYTAWHNGVPHEVTHLTGRQFKRIGVFSSSNGGLVCFLGSDTMTPLYSFCAGTFTDVLYQAVCPGHDNGGTNWKPLLICDASRSAPML